The segment TTTTGCTTCTTCTTGCGCCTTCCCCCCGGATTTCACCGCGCCGACCGCGCCGAACAGGACATTGGTGAAGGAGCGGTTCATCGCCCGGCTCATCATCATGGAGAGGAAGAAGCCGGAGGTGCCATCCAGCGCGCCAGCGATCAGCAGCACGTGATTGGAGATGACCAGGCCGGTGGCGGCTGATGCCAGGCCCGCGTAGGAGTTGAGCAGCGAGAGCACCACAGGCATATCCGCTCCCCCGATGGGCAGGACGATCAGAATGCCGATGAGCAGCCCCGCCGCGATCATGCCATAGAAGAGCGGACCCACTTGGGGCTGCACGATGAGAAAGATGAACACCCCCACGGTCGCAAAGAAGAGGCTGATATTGGAGACGTTCTGGAAGCGATAGGTCATGGGCGCGCTCTTCACCAGTTCCTGGAGCTTGCTAAAGGCCATTAAACTGCCAGTGACGGTGAGCGAGCCGAACAGCACCTCAAACCCCAGGGCCGCCATGGTGCCGTGATCGAGGGTCAGGCCATGTTCATAATACTCCACAATGCCCACCAGCGTAGCCGCCAGGGCTCCAAAGGAGTGGGAGATAGCGATCCGTTGCGGCATGGCCGTCATGGGCATGAAGATCGCCATCAAGGCGCCAATGGTTGAGCCCACGGCCAGCCCGACAAGTATCCATTGAAGCTGGACGATCTCGCCATGCAGCAGCGTGCCAACCACGGCAAGCAGCATACCTATTTCAGCAAGGACAATGCCCCGCCGAGCGGTCTCCGGGGAGTTCAACTCCTTGAGTCCCAGGATAAACAGGATGGAAGCCGCCAGGTACGCGGCGGCAAGGAGAATGTCGCTCATTGTGGTTTCCTCCCCTTCCGCCGAAACATCTTGAGCATCCGATCGGTAATCAGAAAGCCGCCGACTACGTTAATGGTAGCGGTGGTTACGGCAATGGTCCCCAGGATGGTGCTGACAACGCTCTGATTGCTACCCGCCGCAACCAGCGACCCCACCAGCGAGATGCCGGAGATGGCATTCGTGGTGGACATGAGCGGCGTATGGAGCAAAGGTGGCACCTTGCGGATGACTTCATACCCCAGAAATCCCGCCAGAACCAGGATGTAGAGTGATTCAAACAAGAGAGTATTCATCTTGACGCCCCTTCTTTCACCAGTGGTTGCAGCAGGTCGTGGACGATTTCCCCGTTGCGTGTCACGCAAGCTCCCTTCACCAGGCCGTCAGTGCCCTCAGGCTGAGGTCCGGTGGCTGGATAGAGGTAGCGGAACAGGTTGAGGACGGTGCGCGCATACAACTGACTGGCATCGATGGGAAGCAGAGCGGGCACATTGGTCGTGCCAATGATGGTGACGCCCTCGTATTCAATGGTTTGACCCGCCTGGGTGAGTTCACAATTGCCTCCTTGCTCAGCAGCTAGATCAACGATCACCGACCCTGGTCGGAGAGACTCGACCATCTCAGTCGTAATCAGCAGTGGGGCACGTTTGCCAAAGACCTGGGCGGTGCTGATGACGACATCTACCCTGGGGAACCGGGCGCAGATGACCTTCTGCTCGCGTTTGAGGAACGCGGTGGATTGCTCTTTGGCATAGCCGCCTGCGGTTTCCGCATCCTGCGACAGTTCCATCTCGATGAAAGCGGCTCCCAGGCTATGGATCTGTTCACGCACCGCCGGGCGAGCATCAAAGGCTTCCACTCTGGCGCCGAGCCGTTTGGCCGTCGAAATGGCTTGCAGCCCGGCGACGCCTGCGCCCAGCACCAGCACCGTGGCGGGGGTAATCGTCCCTGCGGCGGTCATCAGCAGTGGGAACATCTTGCCCAGATGTTCTGTCGCCAGCAACACGGCTTTATAGCCGGCGACGGTCGACATGGCACTGAGCGCGTCCATGCTCTGGGCACGGGTGAGGCGAGGAATGAACTCCATCGCAAAGGCAGTTATCTTGCGCCGGGCAAAGGCCTCCAGCACATCAGGGTGGGTCAATGGGGCAAGAAAGCCGATATAGGCGGATCCCTCACGCAGCATCTCGGCTTCAGGTTGCTGAGTCACCGGATGCCTCTGCGGTGGCTGGACTTTAAAAATCATATCCGCTTGCTCATAGAGGGCAGAGGCGTTCTCAACCAGGGAGGCCCCGGACTGGAGATACTGTGCATCGGAGAAACCTGCCCCAACTCCAGCACCTGCCTCAAGGAACACCGCATGCTGCTCCTTTGTGAGCAGCGGAACCAGGCTGGGGATCAACGCTACCCGCGTTTCACCAGCCTGCACTTCCTTTGGAATGCCGATGATCATACGCTTGCTTCCTCTTACGCCTGCCAATAGATGGCCGGGTATCTGCTTACAACAAGGAGATCGGTCTTCTTGAGAAAGTGTTGCGCTGCATGCAGCGTTACATCTGACGCGGGCACCATCACATCTGAGGCCACCAGCTTGTGGGATGGAACAGGTTGACCGTTCTCCCGGATCAATTGCACGAGCTGGAAGAGCAACCGAGCGAACGCCGCCTGATCACCCTGCTGCACTGCCTCAAATAACCCATTATCCAGTTGAGCAATAGCTGGCTTGTGCCAGTTATCAAGCTGGTACTGGTTATCGCTCAGAATCCGCACGATCATCTGAGCGTCTCCTTGGCGAGCGTCTCCTGCCCTTGTGCTTCAGGGGGTAGTTGGGCTTCTACCTGAGCAGATGGCACGAGCAATACTGGCAGGCGGACATTATGAAGCACCTCTTCGGTCACGCTGCCTAACCGCCAGCGAACGAATCCGCCGCGCCCCTGAGTGGTCATCACCATCAGGCTGACCTGTCGACTGTGGGCCGCCTCGATGATCTTCGCGCCAGGCATGCCATAGCCAAACGTCCAATGCGCGTTGACACCGGCGCGTTTGATGCGTTCAGCCTGACGCATCAGATAGCGTTCTATCTGGTGGACACGCCGTCGCCCAGCATCCCACGCGCGATGGGCCACCT is part of the Ktedonobacterales bacterium genome and harbors:
- a CDS encoding Re/Si-specific NAD(P)(+) transhydrogenase subunit alpha — protein: MIIGIPKEVQAGETRVALIPSLVPLLTKEQHAVFLEAGAGVGAGFSDAQYLQSGASLVENASALYEQADMIFKVQPPQRHPVTQQPEAEMLREGSAYIGFLAPLTHPDVLEAFARRKITAFAMEFIPRLTRAQSMDALSAMSTVAGYKAVLLATEHLGKMFPLLMTAAGTITPATVLVLGAGVAGLQAISTAKRLGARVEAFDARPAVREQIHSLGAAFIEMELSQDAETAGGYAKEQSTAFLKREQKVICARFPRVDVVISTAQVFGKRAPLLITTEMVESLRPGSVIVDLAAEQGGNCELTQAGQTIEYEGVTIIGTTNVPALLPIDASQLYARTVLNLFRYLYPATGPQPEGTDGLVKGACVTRNGEIVHDLLQPLVKEGASR
- a CDS encoding NAD(P)(+) transhydrogenase (Re/Si-specific) subunit beta is translated as MSDILLAAAYLAASILFILGLKELNSPETARRGIVLAEIGMLLAVVGTLLHGEIVQLQWILVGLAVGSTIGALMAIFMPMTAMPQRIAISHSFGALAATLVGIVEYYEHGLTLDHGTMAALGFEVLFGSLTVTGSLMAFSKLQELVKSAPMTYRFQNVSNISLFFATVGVFIFLIVQPQVGPLFYGMIAAGLLIGILIVLPIGGADMPVVLSLLNSYAGLASAATGLVISNHVLLIAGALDGTSGFFLSMMMSRAMNRSFTNVLFGAVGAVKSGGKAQEEAKTVMRYTPEDAAYILENAQSVIMIPGYGMAVAQAQHAVQELATLLLERGATVRYAIHPVAGRMPGHMNVLLAEANVPYDLLCEPERVNDDFQNTDVALVIGANDVVNPAARYKKESPLYGMPILNADQAHTVMVLKRSLSPGFAGEDNELFYDQKTMMIFGDAKASLTSLVQLLKKSGAQSTSAKEMAASRP
- a CDS encoding NAD(P) transhydrogenase subunit alpha, which gives rise to MNTLLFESLYILVLAGFLGYEVIRKVPPLLHTPLMSTTNAISGISLVGSLVAAGSNQSVVSTILGTIAVTTATINVVGGFLITDRMLKMFRRKGRKPQ